In one window of Poriferisphaera corsica DNA:
- the pilM gene encoding pilus assembly protein PilM, which yields MIFNKKRNRPIAIDFGASTIKLMQVELGQPAKLLSACCVEMSEQERDNDPQRLDFYRSTLKRMLNAKMVKGRSAVISIPAHETIIQHFEIEGGSEDGIELEIQMRLEQRLEQDMSDFVIRTLSTNKRMREGKELTDVITVAVKKSTVYQYVSIAKSAGINVSDVVPEPSSICSMTNSQLENEHADKTQCTVDIGSLRARLMIHQGSNVLYFKNINIDHRLWQDNREVDSELQCEEPEIEPKNWSINQISQSGNDTQCSNEAVECLADEIQMCLRYYRSLYPQDVIKEITFTGGNSMQNEICKELAVRLGITVVISDPFKTLDLSELSKEKLIGLNADVPQPGWNVPIGMCMSLAG from the coding sequence ATGATATTCAATAAGAAAAGAAACAGGCCGATTGCAATTGATTTCGGTGCAAGCACCATCAAGCTGATGCAAGTTGAACTTGGGCAACCAGCCAAGCTCCTTTCTGCATGTTGCGTGGAAATGTCCGAACAAGAGCGTGACAATGATCCGCAGCGCTTGGATTTTTATCGTAGTACTCTCAAACGTATGTTAAATGCCAAAATGGTGAAAGGTCGATCTGCTGTCATCAGCATTCCTGCACATGAAACCATTATCCAACATTTCGAGATTGAAGGCGGCTCGGAAGATGGGATTGAACTAGAAATTCAAATGCGCCTTGAACAACGTCTTGAACAAGACATGTCTGACTTTGTGATCCGTACACTTTCGACAAATAAGCGGATGCGTGAAGGCAAAGAGCTCACAGACGTTATCACTGTCGCAGTCAAGAAAAGCACTGTTTATCAATATGTCAGTATTGCTAAATCGGCAGGTATCAATGTCAGTGATGTTGTACCCGAACCAAGCAGTATTTGCAGCATGACAAACTCGCAATTGGAGAATGAGCATGCCGACAAAACGCAATGTACTGTGGATATCGGCTCACTCCGAGCGCGTTTGATGATACACCAAGGCAGTAATGTTCTGTATTTCAAGAATATCAATATCGATCATCGTCTATGGCAGGACAATCGCGAAGTAGATTCAGAATTACAATGCGAAGAGCCAGAGATTGAGCCAAAAAATTGGTCGATCAATCAAATCAGCCAGAGCGGAAATGACACGCAATGCAGCAACGAAGCAGTCGAGTGTCTCGCAGACGAAATACAGATGTGTCTGAGATACTACAGATCCCTCTATCCACAAGATGTCATTAAAGAAATCACCTTTACTGGTGGAAATTCGATGCAAAATGAAATTTGTAAAGAACTTGCAGTAAGGTTAGGTATCACAGTAGTTATTTCAGATCCATTTAAGACATTAGACCTCTCAGAATTGAGTAAAGAAAAACTGATCGGATTGAATGCAGATGTACCGCAACCCGGTTGGAATGTACCTATTGGCATGTGTATGTCATTAGCGGGTTAA
- the pilO gene encoding type IV pilus inner membrane component PilO produces the protein MYKYFYILIILATPVLSYVFLFQPRAYEIQKIEDNIAGMNEQLQIFEASKKDIAELSDEIAKVEESLTRLKAKLPDQKNVENVLRNVWNIATKHNLETRNFRTDKIQNIDNYMRVPIEMTITGDFDGYYEFLQQLESLPRIIKIPTMTIESLNNHDGTIQANIYLNVYCSNDIS, from the coding sequence ATGTACAAATATTTTTACATCCTAATCATACTTGCAACACCTGTACTATCTTATGTATTTCTCTTTCAGCCGAGAGCATATGAAATCCAAAAGATCGAAGATAATATCGCAGGAATGAATGAGCAGCTTCAGATCTTTGAAGCATCAAAGAAAGATATCGCGGAACTTTCAGATGAGATTGCCAAAGTCGAGGAATCTTTGACTCGCTTAAAAGCAAAATTGCCAGATCAGAAAAACGTAGAGAATGTTCTTCGTAATGTTTGGAATATTGCTACAAAGCATAATCTCGAAACCAGAAATTTCCGCACTGACAAAATACAGAACATCGATAATTACATGCGCGTACCTATCGAAATGACAATCACGGGTGATTTTGATGGGTATTATGAATTTTTACAGCAATTGGAATCTTTGCCACGTATTATCAAAATTCCAACAATGACCATTGAGTCACTTAATAATCATGATGGTACCATTCAAGCGAACATCTACCTGAACGTTTATTGTTCAAATGATATCAGCTGA
- a CDS encoding PilN domain-containing protein, producing MKNSTNLMPDEYKDYQATKKASTVFVAAFSIIFLGIVAVYLVTNSKINDLRAKQSNMFEQYTGAASDIDQLNKLKEKKKQIVGVAKIAGELIEVVPRSRIIAEIVNCMPDKMTLSGMEIKTKKVTVARLSNVSSIKQQKNKKKAMAPRKQEQQSVIIEGYASNDLEIAEIVTKLKNNMIFTSTEIKYIEDSIIDNAKYRKFNLECVIDNEMIVDGLV from the coding sequence GTGAAGAATTCAACCAATTTGATGCCGGATGAATATAAAGATTATCAAGCTACTAAAAAAGCATCCACTGTATTTGTCGCGGCTTTTTCAATCATTTTTCTTGGTATCGTCGCAGTGTATCTCGTGACGAATAGCAAGATCAACGATTTACGCGCAAAGCAATCCAACATGTTTGAGCAATACACCGGTGCCGCATCAGATATTGATCAACTTAATAAGCTTAAAGAAAAGAAAAAACAGATTGTTGGTGTAGCAAAAATTGCAGGCGAACTTATTGAGGTTGTGCCACGAAGTCGAATTATCGCAGAAATCGTCAATTGTATGCCTGATAAGATGACCTTAAGTGGTATGGAAATTAAAACAAAGAAAGTTACTGTTGCTCGGCTTAGTAATGTTTCATCAATAAAGCAGCAGAAAAACAAGAAGAAAGCGATGGCACCGAGAAAACAAGAGCAGCAATCAGTCATCATTGAAGGATATGCATCAAACGATCTTGAGATCGCTGAGATCGTAACGAAATTAAAAAATAACATGATTTTTACCAGCACAGAAATCAAGTACATCGAAGATTCAATCATAGATAATGCCAAGTACAGGAAGTTCAACCTTGAGTGTGTTATTGATAATGAAATGATCGTTGACGGTCTTGTGTGA
- a CDS encoding glycosyltransferase family 4 protein — protein MSRINVLHVRVIANAGGGPDKTILRSERYIDSQKFNLQAAYIYPAGTDCLEQLQQSYCSKMEIFGIPENNGFSLKTIKNLIQICRDNHIHIWHSHDYKTDILGLIIKRFHPMKLVTTVHGFTCENMKTRFYAWLNKQVYRYYDHVICVNEQLRELCLSKRSNGSNTTYIPNGIDTKEYLCISDLAKPKKNQLNIGVVSRFSAEKGVERSLLCLRRLLDNGIDAKLHLAGDGPEKENLKKIARELDIESNIVWRGWLNDLQAFHTSLDLLLIPSYTEGFPNAILEALLLKTPVAATNVGAIPEILDGECGLLLDNNDAPQTWADQIKTIYHAGLFSEYVQRAYEKVTSKYTFQKRCHRVANVYETVLT, from the coding sequence ATGTCACGCATCAACGTTTTACATGTCAGAGTTATAGCTAATGCTGGTGGTGGGCCAGACAAGACTATTCTTAGAAGTGAACGATACATCGATTCACAAAAGTTTAATCTTCAAGCTGCCTATATCTATCCAGCTGGGACTGATTGTTTGGAACAATTACAACAATCATATTGTTCAAAGATGGAGATATTTGGCATACCTGAGAACAATGGTTTTTCACTAAAAACGATTAAAAATCTAATTCAGATTTGCCGCGATAACCACATACATATTTGGCATAGTCACGATTATAAAACTGATATTCTTGGTCTAATTATTAAACGATTCCATCCCATGAAGCTTGTAACAACAGTTCACGGATTCACTTGTGAGAATATGAAAACACGTTTTTATGCATGGCTAAACAAACAAGTCTATCGATACTATGATCATGTAATCTGTGTTAATGAGCAATTACGAGAACTATGTCTTTCAAAGCGTTCGAACGGATCAAATACCACATATATACCCAACGGTATTGATACCAAAGAGTACTTGTGCATCAGCGATTTAGCGAAACCGAAAAAAAACCAATTGAATATTGGCGTTGTTAGTCGTTTTAGTGCAGAAAAAGGTGTGGAACGATCACTGCTGTGTTTACGCCGACTATTAGATAATGGTATAGATGCGAAATTGCATTTGGCAGGTGATGGGCCTGAGAAAGAGAATCTAAAGAAGATCGCTCGTGAACTTGATATCGAAAGCAACATCGTATGGCGAGGTTGGCTGAATGATCTGCAAGCATTCCATACTTCTCTAGATTTACTTTTAATACCGAGCTACACAGAAGGTTTTCCGAATGCTATCCTTGAGGCATTGCTACTGAAAACGCCAGTTGCGGCTACTAATGTTGGTGCAATACCGGAAATTCTTGATGGAGAATGCGGATTGTTGCTGGATAATAACGATGCACCGCAGACATGGGCAGATCAAATCAAAACAATTTATCATGCGGGATTGTTCTCTGAATATGTACAGCGCGCATACGAGAAAGTTACGAGCAAATATACATTTCAAAAACGATGCCACAGAGTCGCTAACGTATATGAGACTGTTCTGACGTAG
- a CDS encoding GspE/PulE family protein produces MSFNDPFISSNQDSDATSNPHHNVWQPDEIIKDQNNEWLNNLKANKIIDSDICNEINEQFGNLDINSVEQYIQASDNVTIKQKYRAYNASLKYIELSIEDVVNSQYIDQLGLDFCKSHQILPLDQQGARILVCVVDPDNLVIIDEVSHKLKASVKLVITTDEAINRVIDELAASSGQDQQDIENVIGDMHEDEVEIVESKEEDLDLEKIAEESPIIRYVNYLISNAVKERASDIHIEPQEKVVKIRLRIDGILFESVSPPIQMHAAIISRLKIMANLDISERRLPQDGRIRAMIHGRKLDLRLSTLPTASGEKAVLRILDTQSIQVTLNQLGMDEEALTIWKRQIDQPHGIILVTGPTGSGKTTTLYSSLGQMNREKLNISTVEDPVEYHLGGINQTQVHERIGMSFSAALRSLLRQDPDVIMVGEIRDTETARIAIQASLTGHLVLSTLHTNDAPSSVTRLINIGVEPYLIGASVNATLAQRLVRKICDHCKTQIQPTDAVSEHLAMYGIGIDQIWQGEGCDKCRGTGYSGRVGIYELLVMNDNLRDKISNNPNVSQFRRMCIESGMTTLREDGLKKVVKGFTTVEEVMRVTEKSI; encoded by the coding sequence ATGTCTTTTAATGATCCATTTATATCAAGTAATCAAGATTCTGATGCAACATCAAATCCGCACCATAACGTTTGGCAGCCGGACGAAATTATCAAAGACCAAAATAATGAATGGTTGAATAATCTCAAAGCAAACAAGATCATAGACAGCGATATATGCAATGAAATTAATGAACAGTTTGGCAATCTTGATATAAACTCCGTTGAGCAGTACATTCAAGCCAGTGACAATGTTACGATCAAGCAGAAATATAGAGCTTACAATGCGAGCCTGAAGTACATTGAGCTGTCCATCGAAGATGTAGTTAATTCACAATACATTGATCAACTCGGCCTGGATTTCTGCAAGAGCCATCAAATTCTACCCCTAGATCAGCAGGGAGCACGAATCCTTGTTTGTGTTGTTGATCCAGACAATTTAGTGATTATTGACGAGGTGAGTCATAAGCTGAAAGCTTCTGTGAAATTGGTCATTACAACAGATGAAGCTATCAATCGTGTCATCGATGAGTTGGCAGCTTCATCCGGGCAAGATCAGCAGGATATTGAAAATGTTATCGGTGATATGCATGAAGATGAAGTTGAGATCGTCGAATCGAAAGAAGAAGATCTAGACTTAGAAAAGATTGCTGAAGAATCACCGATTATTCGCTATGTGAATTATCTCATATCAAATGCCGTTAAGGAACGTGCTTCAGACATTCACATCGAGCCACAAGAAAAAGTCGTTAAAATACGTCTACGTATCGACGGCATACTTTTTGAGTCTGTAAGTCCTCCGATACAAATGCATGCCGCAATCATTTCACGCCTGAAGATTATGGCGAATCTAGATATCTCAGAAAGGCGTTTACCTCAAGACGGCCGCATCCGAGCCATGATCCATGGCCGAAAATTAGATCTACGTCTTTCTACGCTTCCAACCGCTAGTGGTGAAAAAGCCGTTCTTCGTATTCTGGATACTCAATCAATCCAGGTTACACTCAACCAACTCGGTATGGATGAAGAAGCGTTAACAATTTGGAAACGCCAGATTGATCAGCCTCACGGAATTATTCTCGTCACCGGGCCAACGGGATCAGGTAAAACAACGACGCTGTACTCCTCGCTTGGTCAGATGAACCGAGAGAAACTAAACATCTCGACAGTCGAAGACCCTGTCGAGTATCATCTCGGAGGCATCAATCAAACGCAGGTTCATGAACGGATCGGCATGAGTTTCTCCGCGGCTCTACGTTCTCTTCTTCGTCAAGACCCAGACGTCATTATGGTTGGTGAGATACGTGATACTGAAACCGCGCGTATTGCTATCCAAGCCTCACTTACAGGTCACTTAGTACTTTCAACACTACACACAAACGATGCCCCAAGTTCTGTGACACGTCTGATTAATATCGGCGTTGAGCCTTATCTGATAGGTGCCTCAGTCAATGCGACACTTGCTCAGCGTCTTGTACGAAAAATCTGTGATCACTGTAAAACACAGATCCAGCCAACAGATGCTGTTTCCGAACATCTAGCCATGTACGGCATAGGCATTGATCAAATTTGGCAAGGGGAAGGCTGTGACAAGTGTCGCGGAACTGGCTACTCAGGTCGAGTCGGTATTTATGAACTTCTTGTTATGAACGATAATTTAAGAGACAAAATATCTAATAACCCAAATGTTTCTCAGTTCCGGCGTATGTGCATTGAGAGCGGTATGACCACACTCCGTGAAGATGGCTTGAAAAAAGTTGTTAAAGGTTTCACGACCGTTGAAGAAGTGATGCGAGTAACAGAAAAATCAATTTAA